CAATGAAAAGGTGAATGAATTATGagcaaaatacaaaaaaatattttctccaaaCTACAGAAAAATGGTTGGTAATAAACAAGAAGTCATCCCACATGCAAAGAGCaaacttttcttctctctccatGTTTAGTGCCTCTCTTGACACCAATAGATCCCATTTTGTCCATAGCCACACCAAATGACTGAAAAAACTTGTTTTTATCCTTAGCCATTTCCTGCACAAAAACCTTAGTCCTAGGATCCAAGGGCAGTGCTTGATCAGAAGCCAACAACCCCAATTTAGCCATCAAATTCCCATAATAAGCATTGTCGAATGCAAAAGGAGTTGTGACATCAAATGGTGCAACAATATCAGTGTTCCCTCCAAAGTGTGGGCATGACATCTTGAGGGCCTTCAGCAACCTTGGGTCCATTGATGGATCTGGCTGCTTTGTGCCCTTGTAGTCATACAACCGGCTCACGAACTGCTTGCAGTGCGCGAAGCCTATGGTGTGAGCCCCCGACAGGATGACCATGTCCTCGAGCGTTAGGCCCTTCGAGCTGAAGAGCCTAACGAGCTCATCCACGGTCGCGTTCGACCGTGGGAGATTGGATGCTACCCTTGAAGCCATGGATATCTTCCCATCCCATCTTCCTTTCTTCACTTGATAATATGGCCCTCCTGCCTAATCACATAAATTAACACAATCATTACAAGAATTTTTTGTCTTGTTATCATGTTGGTCTTCATAGACTTTTGTCACTGTCTCCCTAATGACAAAAATTATGCCTTCAAATATGATTATAAGATTCCTGATTAGTTTACTTTGGTCATGTAATGGACAAAATTTGCAGAGCTGTTTTCTTGTTATTTAAAATGTGacaaaaattagtgaaattttGGACTGTTTGAACTAATTGTGGACAGTTAACTCTAGATTTCAACGAACCCCTAATGATTATATTACATATATACTATAAGTCTCGTGATTTCTGACATGGTCAATCAAATCTTGTGAGATGATAGAGAAATATTGCATCGGAAACTAACACTTTATCTGTGTTTTGTGAAGCAGAAGTCACCATCAAGATAAGACGGCGGTTGCGGGAGAACAAACACAAGACAAgctctaagttttcaaaagCAGACACATAGCTCGTCTAATTGTAACATACTAACGAAGACACATACTTAAAAAAAGACTCGTGTGCGTGTGTTGACCTAATAGTAAAGTGGTTATTATTCGAGAACAGAGATTTTCTATTCAATTTTTACATAAAAAAGGACTCAGAACTGAAAAGAGAACATATAAGACTCCTAATAAAAAAAGAACCCTCTCTACATAATTATTTTCCATCTATCTCGTGTTGAAAAAGAAATGTTTCGCTTTGAATGAGACAGATGGATTACTGACCAGATGGACGAAATCTCGGGCCGCAATGGCGACAATGTCGGCGCAGGAGACGACACCGGGGCAGTTTCTCTCGACCAACGCCTTGGCCATATCAACGACGTCGAAAGCCTCTTGTGCCAGCTCCTTGTTATCATCCGCATCCCTCTCCGCCAGCTCCTTGCTTCCCGGTTTCGACGAAATGAGCACTGATGCATCACATCCCTTcacataagataaaatactattCATTACTACTATCGATCGATTGATGAAGTTATGTTTGGGCATTACTTGTACGAAGCAGTCGTGGAAGAAGAGGCGGATGGTGGCGGGGCCGGAGACGGGGGCTTCCTTGAAGTGCTGGGAGGTGACGGAGGCGACGAGCTGATCGAGCTTGGGGCATGACTTGGCGTAGAAATCTACGGAGAGCTGGTACCGGGGCTTCCGGCTTCTGGTGGGGGCGGAGGAGGCGAGTAGAAAGATGATGAGAATGAGGAATTTGGAGGAGGGAGACATGAGAGATGGTTGTGGTTTTGTGAAAGGTTAGGACAATTTAGGAAACAGTGGTGGTGAGGAGATGTGTTGGAATCTATTTCTCTTGTCTTAAGGTGGAGAGGGAGTGTACTAAACTAAATACAAGAACTTCCGgtctacacacacacacaacacctACTAACTCTATTTCCTTTCCTTATTTGCATCATCAATAGTTGAATGGGATATACTACTATTTGGAATGGCATATTTTATAAACTTCTTCGAAGTTAAAGTTCATCtgttaaatactactccctccgttccacagtaatggaggcgtttcttttcggaacggagattaagaaaattgtgttagatgagttaagtaaagggagaataaagtgaaaaatgaaaatgatagagagaataaagagaTGGTAAAGTAGGTATGatgaaatgtgttgacttttactaaaaaatgaaataattctattactatggaacgtattaaaatgacaaaacgactctattattatggaacggagggagtactactattaatgaattttaaaaagaaaactattttattgttatttcttGATGTTCATGTTAAAATAAAGAGGAATAATAGAAATAGATATGCCTTCCAACACTTGGTTATGCTGTGTcgttattttttttcctataatTGTTTTTTCAACTATAGTTGGAGGTCgattttttctcatatttttctttttgttcacAGTATTCAAGCCTTTGTATGTGTACCTTCTTCATTCTATATTGGTGTATCTTGtcaaatttgttgttttttaatGTGAACACTTAACACGCTAGGGACATGACTTCGAACAATTTTTATTAGGTAAAATTGTGTCCCTATatcattatttaattacatGCACATCAATTTAAGTGGGACAAAGTAGTTATGGATATATCTGGCTGGTGAAATCGAATGAAACACAAATGtgagtatatttatattttggaGTATGTAGTATCTGATAGATAATTAATGCATTCACAAAAAGAGAAGTCATAAAGTGTTATTCCCACAAAAGTTCCTTAAATGCTGCGCATGTGCCATTTCAATAAGCCATCTTTCAACAAATGAAGCAACTTTTTATTAGTCTTTAAAGCTAGGAAAAAAATTAGAGCGGTACATCAGATATATACATTGTTACATTTGATGAAAATTGACTCTCTAATTTAAGAAGACGACATACGCTGTAGTTTTCGATAATTTAAACACCAGATAAATAAAACACGATTTCATAATACACcataatacaaaataaataaatagcaaGTCGCCTAACATAATGTTCGGTCAAATTCTGGTAAATCACACAAATCTCAAAATCATTCGTTAAAACCATGAAGTTTGTATCCGTGACAAATAATTTTGGTGAAATCGTATATAATTTGACAATCTAGAAATCATAAGTGGACGTCACCATCAATGAACTAAACAATGTTGAACAATTATACAGAAAACAGATTCGTTTAGTTGAAAATACACCAAAACCTCATTTTTGAGGCCGACTCTTAAAATTATGGGACAAACTAGAATTTGATTACATGTAACTACTTTTTCGACAATCTGTAAATAAAAAGTTTCCTAAAAGCTGTTTGGACCCCACCGTATTGATCACTCCTTAAAAGCAACTTTTATTCAATTTCTGTTTGCTACATTCTGAATTTGTTAAATGGCTATTGGGTGCAGGATAAGTAAAGCTGTGGACCATGGCTTATGTTATCTGTAGCAGATCTGTGTGGCCCTAAGTAACAGTGAAATTGCCCACAAAAATCCCGTGTGTTGAGAcaaattttttatgtatttgtaTTTATTCTTTGAATGAATATGAGATGATTTTAATGTTGTTGGGTTGTGAACTGTAAGTAGTGGGAGTTCCACTTTCTTTTGCAGAATTTGACTTGGTAGTTGTCACACATGCTTGTAACTAAGTGAGTGGTACACACTTTCTTCTCTATGTACATTTGTAATAAACAACTTTGTCTCCCATCTTCCATTTGTAGTGCACTCATATTATACTACATGCAAAAAAAACAAGCAACTGAGGAGAGACCAGGTGTTAGTAGATAAATTAGTCTCTTCCACATCTTCTATTTAGGTACGTTCACAAAAAATAGTTGATATTCGGATCATTTCTTTACTCATAAAACATGAACTATTTTCTAACCACTtgttttaaaactcgtgctacACCTTATTAGGACTATTTTAATCAACGGGAAGGGTAGGAAGGAGTTAGTTATAGCAACGTCGATTCAGTTCTTTGAACATCTCTAAATCAAAACCGAAAATGAAACTTTGATTTCAATTTAGTAGTATGGTATTACAGATGCACTCAAAGACTCCCATGAACTTTCTCCAAGCAAATAAATGATTATATATTCATATGAATTGCATATACTGATGTAGGGGTGTATTACCCTCCTTATCGCCcctatataaaatatatgacTAATATAATCCCGTGGATCTATTAATCTAATGGCTATGGTTAAAAGTATTGCCGTACATTATTATACCATTTTGGTGTACTACTGTTACATCATTTATATGAATTAGTACATTAACTTAATGTATACATTAATGTGTTTTAATGTATATGTCCCTTTTATGTAATGTAGATTATAATTTATTGAATGAGTGACGAAAATTATATCCATTTCCCAAGGGTCTAGCAATCCATGAGGCTATGGTGTAGTACCGACTCAGTAACACAACGTTCACTATGGTAATCTTGTGGATACTATACCCTAACCCTATGCATAAGTTAACCCTAGGGGACTGGATCTAACTTCCTCCGGTTAGTGAACGTTATGTTAATATGatggtactacaccctagctcTATGGACTACTAAACCCTTGGTGAATGATGTTAACTTTCGGCCCTAAGGGAATTAATACGATGCTACATTACTGGATAAGTGTATGATAATGtacattatcatgggtatatCGTACATTATCGTCCGACTCATGCTTTTTTAGATGGAAGCTATACTATATAGCATCTACAAATTCACAAAAGCATGAGTCGGATAGTAATGTACGATATACCCGTGATAATGTACGGTAATGTGCATTATCATGGGTATATCGTACATTATCGTCCGACTCATGCTTTTTTGGATGGAAGCTATACTATATAACATCAACAAATTCACAAAAGCATGAGTCGGATAGAAATGTATGatatacccatgataatgtaCCTAAAGCCTAAACCCTAATGtacattatcatgggtatatCGTACATTATCGTCTGACTCATGCTTCTGTGGATGGAAGCTATACTATATAACATCTACAAATTCACAAAAGCATGTGTCGGATAGTAATGTACGATATACCTATGATAATGTGTACATTATTCAGTCACCTTCGTACATTAATGTGTGAGATCGTACATTAAATTACCATTTTCATACATTAACATCATGTACTAATAGAACATGATGTACAAATATATCTACATCATGTAGCGAAGTCATGTACAATTGTACATTACCATTTTTacccttttttattattttattaatttctaaATTTCAAGTGGCTTCCATGTCAATCATCAGATCACACTTAATCAATGaatgaaattaattttcttttttaacagTATTTTACACTTTAATCTGAATACATCTCTATCCCTATTCCTAGTGATGTACTTTATAATTGAGTTATTAATGATGATACGAATGAAGTTCTGGCTGGAAAAATTCATACAAACTGACATTGCTTTTCTGTATATAGATATAATTAAAGATATTCTTGATATACGAATGATACCAAAAAAGCATATTTtgcaatatttttaaaatattattctgaaaaaacatattaaaaaaatataacgCTTTTTGCTTCCCATGTGATTTAAGCCCATTAATAATAACTGTATAATATTTGAAATCGAAGTCGCTACATGATTGATTTCGGCCCATGAATGGAATAGGCCAATTATGTCAAAAAATatgacattaaaattttaaaactaaagTACGTAAATCAATTACATGGGTTAATATAGGCCCATGAATAAGTTGATTTAGGCCCATAAATCAACAAAATATTACCGTAATAGATTTAATGAATTAAATTCTCAATTTATACAACTCGATATAATTCCTCGCCGAGTCAACTCAGTCTCCTTTCCCAAACTTCTACTGTTGAACGTATCCACATATACATACAGGTATACTATATCTATAGGCAAGCTTTCACTACTCACAATTCCTCAGTGACAGCAATGGCGGAAGCTTCCGACGAGGCGAAGGACATTGAGAAGCTCTACGAGTATGGCGAACGCCTCAACGAAGTCAAAGACAAGTCTCAGGTGCCTGATTCAATTAATTTCCGCAGCCctctttttttgaattttagctATTGATCAGTGGATTTATTATTGATAAGTGTTAATTTCTCGGTTTCGAAATTGCAATCAGCATACTGAAGATTACGAGAACATAATAAAAGCGGCGAAGAGCAGCAGTGTGAAATCCAGGCAATTAGCTGCGCAGCTTATCCCTCGGTTCTTCAAGCACTTTCCAGGGCTATCTGTTAATGCTGTCCACGCGCATCTTGATTTGTGTGAAGCTGAAGAGATCGGGGTAGGTCACCTTTTGTTGTTTGATTGCAACCTAATTTGTTCCCAATTTATCTGATAGAATTGTCTAATGTTAGAAGATATTGAGTTACTGAGCATCTAATGGAATGTTTAAT
This DNA window, taken from Salvia splendens isolate huo1 chromosome 18, SspV2, whole genome shotgun sequence, encodes the following:
- the LOC121777600 gene encoding peroxidase 19-like, encoding MSPSSKFLILIIFLLASSAPTRSRKPRYQLSVDFYAKSCPKLDQLVASVTSQHFKEAPVSGPATIRLFFHDCFVQGCDASVLISSKPGSKELAERDADDNKELAQEAFDVVDMAKALVERNCPGVVSCADIVAIAARDFVHLAGGPYYQVKKGRWDGKISMASRVASNLPRSNATVDELVRLFSSKGLTLEDMVILSGAHTIGFAHCKQFVSRLYDYKGTKQPDPSMDPRLLKALKMSCPHFGGNTDIVAPFDVTTPFAFDNAYYGNLMAKLGLLASDQALPLDPRTKVFVQEMAKDKNKFFQSFGVAMDKMGSIGVKRGTKHGERRKVCSLHVG